In Humulus lupulus chromosome 6, drHumLupu1.1, whole genome shotgun sequence, a single genomic region encodes these proteins:
- the LOC133785486 gene encoding uncharacterized protein LOC133785486, with product METFYNGLNAASRMVLDASANGAILSKSYNEAFEILERIASNNYQWSNTRAPQSRKVAGVLEVDALTALTAQMASMTNTLKNMSLGNNIRPTAAIQSGDISCVYCGDGHMFDNCPSNPTAVCYAGNQNFNRNSGPYSNSYNPAWRQHPNLSWGGQGASSSNTPAPVKQAYPPGFSQQPRAPQPQHPQGSQSNSLESLMRDYMAKNDAMIQSEPASLRNLEMQLGKLANELKNRPQGSLHSDTENPRRDGKEHCKAINLRNGKILENSEEKIKGSGEPTSIQIEGESSNKTAQEITEIGPVATAKGQQSVSVNSGPKPPLPFPQRFRK from the coding sequence ATGGAGACCTTCTATAATGGCCTCAATGCAGCTTCTAGAATGGTATTAGACGCGTCAGCCAATGGAGCTATTTTGTCCAAGTCTTATAATGAAGCTTTCGAAATTCTGGAAAGGATAGCCAGTAATAATTATCAGTGGTCTAATACAAGAGCTCCACAAAGTAGAAAAGTGGCGGGGGTTCTTGAAGTAGATGCATTAACTGCTTTGACAGCCCAAATGGCCTCCATGACTAATACTCTGAAAAATATGAGTTTGGGGAACAACATTCGGCCAACTGCTGCCATTCAAAGTGGAGACATTTCTTGTGtatattgtggagatgggcacatGTTTGACAATTGCCCTTCTAACCCAACAGCAGTTTGTTATGCGGGAAACCAGAACTTTAACCGAAATAGTGGCCCATACTCAAATTCATATAACCCAGCTTGGAGGCAACATCCGAATCTGTcttgggggggtcaaggagcaagtTCCAGCAACACACCTGCACCAGTAAAGCAAGCTTATCCACCAGGTTTTTCTCAGCAACCACGGGCTCCACAACCGCAACACCCTCAAGGCTCCCAATCTAATtctttggagagtttaatgagggattatatggccaagaatgatgcAATGATACAGAGTGAGCCTGCATCTCTTCGAAACCTTGAAATGCAGCTGGGGAAATTGGCCAATGAATTAAAAAATAGGCCGCAAGGTTCTTTACATAGTGACACGGAGAATCCAAGGAGGGATGGGAAGGAACATTGCAAGGCTATCAATCTAAGGAATGGAAAAATTCTGGAAAATTCTGAGGAGAAAATAAAGGGCAGTggggagcccacttcaatccaaatcGAAGGAGAATCGAGTAACAAAACTGCCCAGGAAATTACTGAAATAGGCCCAGTTGCTACAGCAAAGGGTCAGCAATCTGTTTCAGTAAATTCTGGACCTAAACCGCCCCTTCCATTTCCTCAGAGATTTCGGAAATAG
- the LOC133785487 gene encoding regulatory-associated protein of TOR 1-like → MHDPGDGNIRIWKDYASKDKQKLVTDFSSIQGYKPGIRSLNAVVDWQQQSGYLYASGEIPCIMIWDLDKEQLFNSVLSSPDCNISALVSYTFVVFLCAAIMIALILLHAYYFKLKICRKGSELIVYEGHSLVLDCQTTKTWLTIAIAFGVGWIWYQAYSYILFSTPGTVLVGMRFAKFFVVDIDLLLFSSQVHGSQFAAGFVDGSVRLYDVRKPES, encoded by the exons ATGCATGATCCAGGTGATGGAAATATTCGCATTTGGAAAGACTATGCATCGAAGGATAAGCAGAAACTTGTTACTGATTTCTCTTCAATTCAGGGTTATAAACCGGGCATTCGAAGCTTGAATGCTGTTGTAGATTGGCAACAACAATCTGGATATCTG TATGCTTCTGGTGAGATTCCTTGCATCATGATTTGGGATCTGGATAAGGAGCAACTTTTTAATTCTGTTCTTTCATCACCAGACTGCAACATATCAGCATTGGTCAGTTATACTTTTGTTGTGTTCTTGTGTGCAGCTATAATGATTGCATTAATTTTGTTACATGCTTATTATTTTAAACTTAAAATCTGTAGAAAAGGTAGTGAGTTGATAGTTTATGAAGGACATTCCctt GTATTAGATTGTCAAACAACAAAAACTTG GTTAACTATTGCAATAGCATTTGGTGTTGGGTGGATTTGGTATCAAGCCTATTCTTATATTTTATTCTCAA CTCCTGGAACTGTGCTAGTTGGGATGAGGTTTGCCAAGTTTTTTGTTGTTGATATTGATCTTTTGTTG TTTTCCTCTCAAGTTCATGGCAGTCAATTTGCTGCTGGTTTTGTTGATGGTTCTGTTAGACTCTATGATGTGCGAAAACCTGAATCGTAA